Proteins from a genomic interval of Clostridium cochlearium:
- the hydE gene encoding [FeFe] hydrogenase H-cluster radical SAM maturase HydE: protein MNIKEIIDKAYEKSNLCQEEIVEILKNEEEDNIKYLFKKAEQTTLEYCGNEVNIRGIIEFSNYCRCNCSYCGLNVNNKKIKRYRMTKEEILKVAKEAYNAGYKTLVLQSGEDLFYTREVICDIIKSIKEIGDIAITLSIGKRDKEDYRAFKKAGGDRFLIKHETADENLFSKIHKGYKLEDRIQALKDLKEVGFQAGSGFMIGLPTQDYNTLAKDILLLKELDVDMAGMGPFIPHPHTELKHEVKGDTLLTLKVVALSRIILKNVHLPATTSLGVLNKDHKFTSFKCGANVIMQKLEPYNYRRLYEIYPIDLKKEKSIIEEREDLEKFILSSGRDIAKHRGDTLKKERF, encoded by the coding sequence ATGAATATAAAAGAAATCATAGATAAAGCATATGAGAAAAGTAATTTGTGCCAAGAAGAAATAGTGGAAATACTTAAAAATGAAGAGGAAGATAATATAAAATATCTTTTTAAAAAAGCTGAACAGACCACTTTAGAGTATTGTGGCAATGAGGTTAATATAAGAGGTATAATTGAGTTCTCAAATTATTGTAGATGTAATTGTTCTTATTGTGGTTTAAATGTAAACAATAAGAAAATAAAAAGATACAGGATGACCAAAGAAGAGATATTAAAGGTTGCTAAAGAAGCCTATAATGCTGGTTATAAAACTCTAGTACTGCAATCAGGAGAGGATTTATTTTATACAAGAGAAGTTATATGTGACATTATAAAATCCATAAAGGAAATTGGAGATATTGCCATAACCCTTAGTATAGGAAAAAGGGATAAAGAAGATTATAGGGCTTTTAAAAAAGCAGGAGGAGATAGATTTTTAATAAAACATGAAACTGCAGATGAAAATTTATTTTCAAAAATACATAAAGGATATAAATTAGAGGATAGAATACAAGCGCTAAAAGATTTAAAAGAGGTGGGGTTCCAAGCAGGAAGCGGATTTATGATAGGACTTCCAACACAAGATTATAATACTCTAGCAAAGGATATTTTGCTTTTAAAAGAATTAGATGTGGATATGGCAGGTATGGGACCATTTATACCTCATCCTCATACAGAGTTAAAGCATGAAGTAAAAGGAGATACACTTTTAACTCTAAAGGTAGTTGCACTTTCAAGAATAATATTAAAAAATGTTCATCTACCGGCCACAACTTCCTTAGGCGTTTTAAATAAGGATCATAAATTTACTTCATTTAAGTGTGGAGCCAATGTTATTATGCAAAAATTAGAACCTTATAATTATAGAAGACTTTATGAAATATATCCTATAGATTTAAAAAAAGAAAAAAGCATAATAGAAGAAAGAGAAGACTTAGAAAAATTTATATTGTCCTCTGGTAGAGATATTGCAAAACACCGAGGGGATACTTTAAAAAAGGAGAGATTTTAA
- a CDS encoding TM1266 family iron-only hydrogenase system putative regulator, which translates to MNKRVGVVGIVVEDLDSSTRVNEVLHDYAHIIIGRMGVPYKEREISVISLIVDGTSDEISAMTGKIGKISGVTVKSAITKK; encoded by the coding sequence ATGAATAAAAGAGTTGGTGTGGTTGGAATTGTGGTAGAGGATTTAGACAGTTCAACTAGAGTAAATGAAGTACTTCATGATTATGCTCATATTATTATAGGAAGAATGGGAGTTCCTTATAAGGAAAGAGAGATAAGTGTAATATCATTAATAGTTGATGGTACTTCTGATGAAATAAGTGCTATGACAGGAAAGATTGGCAAAATATCTGGAGTTACAGTAAAGTCTGCAATTACTAAAAAATAA
- the hydG gene encoding [FeFe] hydrogenase H-cluster radical SAM maturase HydG encodes MKNVKAEDFIIHSDILEAIENGKEKAKDEKYVRELLNKALQCKGLTYEEGAVLLNVEDEHILEDIYKAAKIIKEKIYGKRIVLFAPLYISNYCVNNCKYCGYKCGNSDFKRNKLTMDEIAEEIKVLESLGHKRLALEAGEDDVNCSIDYVLESIKKIYSLKFNNGSIRRINVNIAATTVENYKKLKDAEIGTYILFQETYHKETYEKMHPSGPKSDYNYHTTAMDRARMAGIDDVGIGVLYGLYDYKYDTVAMLMHAEHLEKATGVGPHTISVPRIREAVGMTLKEYPYLVKDEDFKKIVAILRLSVPYTGIILSTREETDFREEVITLGVSQVSAGSCTGVGGYSKENMRRHKGEKPQFELGDNRSPLEVIKSLCKSGYIPSYCTACYREGRTGERFMSLAKTGEIQNVCHPNALLTFKEFLLDYGDEEAKKLGEELIKNSLEDIPNEKVKNLAKEKLQRIEAGERDLRF; translated from the coding sequence ATGAAAAATGTAAAAGCAGAAGATTTTATAATACATTCAGATATATTAGAGGCTATAGAAAATGGAAAAGAAAAGGCTAAGGACGAAAAATATGTAAGAGAATTGTTAAATAAAGCCTTACAATGTAAGGGATTAACTTATGAAGAGGGTGCTGTTTTATTAAATGTTGAAGATGAACATATTTTAGAAGATATATATAAGGCAGCAAAAATAATAAAAGAAAAGATTTATGGTAAAAGAATAGTACTTTTTGCACCATTGTATATTAGTAATTATTGTGTTAACAACTGTAAATATTGCGGCTATAAATGTGGTAATAGTGATTTTAAAAGAAATAAACTAACTATGGATGAAATAGCTGAGGAAATAAAAGTCTTAGAATCTTTAGGACATAAGAGATTAGCTCTTGAAGCAGGGGAAGATGATGTAAACTGTTCTATTGATTATGTATTAGAAAGTATAAAAAAGATATATTCTCTAAAATTCAATAATGGAAGTATAAGAAGAATAAATGTAAATATTGCAGCTACTACAGTGGAAAACTATAAAAAATTAAAAGATGCTGAAATAGGAACTTATATATTATTCCAAGAAACATATCATAAAGAAACCTATGAAAAAATGCATCCATCAGGACCTAAAAGTGATTACAATTATCATACTACAGCTATGGATAGAGCTAGAATGGCAGGAATTGATGATGTAGGTATAGGTGTATTATATGGACTATATGATTATAAATATGATACTGTTGCTATGCTTATGCATGCAGAACATTTAGAAAAAGCTACAGGAGTAGGACCTCATACCATATCTGTACCAAGAATAAGGGAAGCTGTGGGAATGACATTAAAAGAATATCCTTATTTAGTAAAGGATGAAGATTTCAAAAAGATAGTTGCTATTTTAAGATTATCAGTACCTTATACTGGAATAATACTTTCCACAAGAGAAGAAACAGATTTTAGAGAAGAAGTTATTACTCTAGGAGTATCTCAAGTAAGTGCAGGTTCTTGTACAGGTGTTGGAGGATATTCAAAGGAAAATATGAGAAGACATAAAGGAGAAAAGCCTCAATTTGAATTAGGTGATAATAGATCACCATTAGAAGTAATAAAAAGTCTTTGTAAGTCAGGATATATACCAAGTTATTGCACAGCCTGTTATAGAGAGGGTAGAACTGGGGAAAGATTTATGAGTCTTGCTAAAACTGGAGAAATACAAAATGTATGTCATCCAAATGCTCTATTAACTTTTAAAGAGTTTTTACTAGATTATGGGGATGAAGAAGCTAAAAAATTAGGAGAAGAACTTATAAAAAATTCACTAGAGGATATTCCAAA